A window from Candidatus Nitrospira neomarina encodes these proteins:
- a CDS encoding aconitate hydratase: MSLEMVEKLYASMPGIVDKARKKFGRPLTLTEKILVSHADDFDSQVWERGKAMLALRPDRVAMQDATAQMAMLQFMQAGKDQVAVPSTIHCDHLIRAEVGSEKDLLRACDENREVYNFLASAAKKYGIGFWKPGAGIIHQVVLENYAFPGGLIIGTDSHTPNGGGLGMLAIGVGGADAGEVMAGLPWEVLHPKLIGVKLTGKLSGWASPKDVILYICGLLTVKGGTNKIVEYFGPGAETISATGKGTITNMGAELGATTSIFPFDEKMVAYLNITERADIAKLAAANRSMLVADPEVYQSPEKYFDEIVEIDLSTLEPHVVGPHTPDLARPISKMAAEAKEKGYPVQLKATLVGSCTNSSYEDIGRAAHIAKQGLQAGLKAKTAFLVSPGSERIYHTMKREGFLETFESMGATVLANACGPCIGQWKRADAVKGKADSIVSTFNRNFPGRNDGVSETLSFLASPEVVTAYAFSGDLGFDPIKGTLKTADGKEFKFEAPQGDELPAKGFAKGEEGLVQPAEDGSKLQVDIPPTSERLQLLKPFPKWDGKDFEKLPLLIKTKGKTTTDHISPAGPWLKFRGHLDKISDNMFLGANNAFSDEAGKGNDVLTGESGLTLAQIARRYKEKGLGSFVVGDENYGEGSSREHAAMSPRFLGVQAVLTKSFARIHETNLKKQGILPLTFANPKDYDQIEQEDRISVKGLSGLAPGKPVQVVLHKKDGQEVVIQANHSMTEQQITWFKAGSALNALN; encoded by the coding sequence ATGTCCCTAGAAATGGTCGAAAAACTGTATGCTTCAATGCCGGGAATCGTGGACAAAGCTCGCAAAAAATTTGGGCGGCCTCTCACGCTGACGGAAAAAATCCTGGTCAGCCATGCCGATGATTTCGATTCACAAGTATGGGAACGTGGAAAGGCCATGTTGGCGCTCCGTCCCGATAGAGTCGCGATGCAGGATGCGACAGCCCAAATGGCCATGTTGCAGTTTATGCAAGCGGGGAAAGATCAAGTCGCTGTTCCAAGTACCATTCACTGCGATCACCTGATCCGGGCTGAAGTCGGGTCGGAAAAGGATCTTCTGCGCGCATGTGATGAAAACCGAGAAGTCTATAATTTTCTTGCCTCGGCCGCGAAAAAATATGGGATCGGATTTTGGAAGCCTGGGGCCGGGATCATCCATCAGGTGGTGTTGGAAAATTATGCATTTCCAGGCGGATTGATCATTGGAACCGATTCACACACGCCAAACGGTGGCGGGTTGGGAATGCTGGCCATTGGCGTGGGTGGAGCCGATGCGGGGGAAGTAATGGCAGGTCTCCCATGGGAGGTCCTCCATCCTAAACTCATCGGCGTAAAGTTAACCGGAAAGCTGAGTGGCTGGGCTTCGCCAAAAGATGTCATTTTGTATATTTGCGGGCTTCTGACCGTGAAGGGTGGGACCAATAAGATCGTGGAGTATTTTGGCCCTGGCGCGGAAACCATCAGTGCGACAGGCAAAGGCACGATTACCAATATGGGAGCTGAGCTTGGCGCCACGACTTCTATTTTCCCGTTCGATGAAAAAATGGTGGCATACTTGAATATCACGGAGCGGGCTGACATTGCCAAATTGGCCGCTGCCAACCGGAGCATGTTGGTTGCAGACCCTGAAGTCTATCAGTCTCCGGAAAAATACTTTGATGAAATCGTCGAAATCGATCTGTCCACTCTAGAGCCGCATGTTGTGGGACCGCATACCCCTGATTTGGCGCGGCCCATTTCAAAGATGGCAGCGGAAGCCAAAGAAAAAGGTTATCCCGTTCAATTAAAAGCAACATTAGTCGGAAGCTGTACGAATTCTTCGTATGAAGATATCGGTCGCGCGGCGCATATTGCCAAGCAAGGGTTACAAGCTGGACTTAAAGCCAAAACGGCTTTTCTGGTCAGCCCGGGATCAGAACGGATTTACCACACCATGAAGCGCGAAGGATTTTTGGAGACCTTTGAAAGCATGGGGGCCACCGTCCTGGCAAATGCCTGTGGACCCTGCATTGGTCAATGGAAACGAGCGGATGCCGTGAAAGGCAAAGCCGACTCTATTGTCAGTACGTTTAACCGAAATTTCCCTGGGCGGAATGATGGGGTGAGTGAGACCTTATCTTTCCTGGCCAGTCCTGAAGTGGTCACGGCTTATGCATTTTCAGGTGATCTGGGCTTTGATCCGATTAAGGGGACCTTGAAAACCGCAGATGGGAAAGAGTTCAAGTTTGAGGCGCCTCAGGGAGATGAATTGCCGGCCAAGGGTTTTGCTAAAGGCGAAGAAGGTTTAGTTCAACCTGCTGAGGATGGTTCGAAGCTTCAAGTGGACATTCCTCCTACCAGTGAGCGATTGCAATTATTAAAGCCTTTCCCAAAATGGGATGGAAAAGATTTTGAAAAGTTGCCGTTATTAATTAAAACCAAGGGGAAAACCACAACGGATCATATCTCTCCCGCCGGTCCGTGGCTCAAATTCCGGGGACATTTGGACAAGATCAGTGACAACATGTTTCTTGGAGCCAACAATGCCTTTTCAGATGAGGCCGGAAAAGGCAATGATGTTTTAACCGGAGAGTCGGGATTGACTCTTGCGCAAATTGCCCGAAGGTATAAAGAAAAAGGTTTGGGGTCGTTTGTCGTGGGGGATGAAAACTATGGTGAAGGGAGCAGCCGTGAGCATGCGGCGATGTCTCCGAGATTTTTGGGTGTCCAAGCTGTTCTGACAAAAAGTTTTGCTCGCATTCATGAGACCAATCTCAAGAAGCAAGGCATTCTTCCGCTGACGTTTGCGAATCCGAAGGATTATGATCAAATTGAACAAGAAGACCGGATCAGTGTGAAAGGGTTAAGTGGACTTGCACCAGGCAAGCCAGTGCAAGTTGTCCTTCACAAGAAGGACGGTCAGGAAGTGGTCATTCAGGCCAATCATAGTATGACCGAACAACAGATCACCTGGTTTAAGGCTGGTTCCGCGTTGAACGCGCTAAATTAA
- the sucD gene encoding succinate--CoA ligase subunit alpha — MSILVNKNTRVVVQGITGKEGSFHATQCKAYGTQVVAGVTPGKAGQEVEGIPVFNTVREAVKKTEATTSLIFVPPPFAADAILEAADAGIWLIICITEGIPVNDMVRVQRALYGKTTRLIGPNCPGIITAEECKIGIMPGFIHKKGRVGVISRSGTLTYEAVNQLTNLGLGETTCVGIGGDPLIGTGYIDLLHMFQEDDETEAVVMIGEIGGDAEERAAAYIQKEMTKPVVSFIAGITAPPGRRMGHAGAIITGGKGTAADKMAALESAGVRVVKNPAEIGETVKSVLG; from the coding sequence ATGAGCATTTTGGTCAATAAGAATACCCGGGTCGTCGTTCAAGGGATTACCGGCAAAGAAGGGTCATTTCACGCGACCCAGTGCAAGGCGTACGGAACGCAAGTCGTGGCCGGCGTGACGCCTGGCAAAGCCGGTCAGGAAGTCGAAGGCATTCCGGTGTTTAATACCGTTCGTGAAGCCGTCAAAAAGACTGAAGCCACCACCTCATTGATCTTTGTGCCACCTCCTTTTGCGGCCGATGCCATTTTAGAAGCCGCCGATGCCGGCATATGGCTGATCATCTGCATTACAGAGGGGATTCCTGTCAATGATATGGTTCGTGTCCAGCGGGCGCTTTATGGGAAGACCACGCGTCTGATTGGCCCAAATTGTCCGGGAATTATTACGGCCGAGGAGTGCAAGATTGGGATCATGCCAGGATTCATTCATAAAAAAGGGCGGGTCGGCGTGATTTCAAGAAGTGGCACCCTAACCTACGAAGCCGTCAATCAGCTGACCAATTTAGGTCTTGGCGAAACGACCTGTGTCGGCATCGGTGGCGATCCTCTCATCGGAACCGGGTATATCGATTTGTTGCACATGTTCCAGGAGGACGACGAAACGGAAGCCGTCGTGATGATTGGGGAAATTGGTGGCGATGCCGAGGAACGGGCTGCGGCCTATATTCAAAAAGAGATGACTAAGCCGGTCGTGAGTTTCATTGCCGGAATTACGGCACCTCCCGGAAGGCGGATGGGCCATGCCGGCGCCATTATCACGGGAGGAAAGGGCACCGCAGCCGATAAAATGGCCGCACTCGAATCGGCTGGAGTGCGAGTGGTAAAAAACCCTGCTGAAATTGGCGAGACGGTGAAGTCAGTGTTGGGTTGA
- a CDS encoding citrate/2-methylcitrate synthase, whose amino-acid sequence MSILATKDTHVVIQGGVAGVNAARRMAEFRYMIKQPLNVSAFVYPPDAGKTNEIICGTELIMIPIYKTVAEATAKHPEINTSLVYIGADRAYAGTMEALNDPHIKTVSMITEGVPEKDAKLLGKHARKLGKTFNGPSSIGVVSAGECRLGVIGGAFDNLVACKLYRPGSFGVVTKSGGLSNEIIWICSQFADGITTAIGIGGDAYPGTDYVSYLEMFENDPQTKAVVIVGEMGGDLEERAAEWYGAKKRRIKLLAVVSGFCQESLPKGMKFGHAGAKEGLKGEGSARAKSEALKKAGAIVPDTFGALGPAIKATHEELLKSGQVKPIPDLAPADVPRLPKTVQESMKEGEVLVTPLIRSTISDDRGDEPLYQGYPASELINNGYDIPHIIGLLWDNRLVSKQEAEIIKRIIMLSADHGPCVSGALTTIIAACAGIGLSQAVAAGMIMIGPRFGGAVTDAGRWFKYAIDNKLSVDDFLVYMKKNVGPVPGIGHRVKSLKNPDKRVKELVGYVKSLNMATPHLDFALEVEKITAVKKDNLILNVDGTMAAVLVDIGFPVDSLNGFFILSRTIGMIGHWTDQKRQGSRLIRLFDYLVNYASPKRREVPPLK is encoded by the coding sequence ATGAGTATTCTTGCAACGAAAGACACGCATGTCGTCATTCAAGGTGGGGTGGCCGGGGTGAATGCCGCTCGCCGTATGGCAGAGTTCCGGTACATGATTAAGCAACCATTAAATGTCTCTGCGTTCGTGTATCCCCCTGATGCGGGGAAGACCAACGAGATCATTTGTGGAACCGAGTTAATAATGATCCCCATCTATAAAACCGTCGCCGAAGCGACGGCCAAGCACCCGGAGATTAACACGAGTCTGGTTTATATCGGAGCAGACCGGGCCTATGCCGGAACCATGGAGGCCTTGAATGACCCGCATATTAAAACGGTCTCCATGATTACCGAAGGGGTGCCGGAAAAAGATGCCAAACTTTTGGGGAAGCATGCTCGTAAGCTTGGGAAGACTTTTAATGGCCCTTCCTCAATTGGGGTAGTGTCGGCAGGAGAATGCCGCCTCGGAGTGATCGGGGGGGCGTTTGATAATTTGGTGGCGTGCAAACTGTATCGTCCCGGTTCCTTCGGCGTCGTCACCAAGTCCGGGGGATTGTCGAACGAGATTATTTGGATTTGTTCCCAATTTGCAGACGGCATCACGACGGCGATCGGTATCGGCGGTGATGCCTACCCAGGAACGGACTATGTCAGCTACCTGGAAATGTTTGAAAACGATCCGCAAACCAAAGCGGTGGTCATTGTCGGGGAAATGGGTGGAGATTTGGAAGAACGGGCCGCCGAATGGTACGGCGCCAAGAAGCGCCGGATTAAATTACTCGCGGTCGTATCAGGGTTCTGTCAAGAGAGTCTTCCAAAGGGTATGAAATTCGGGCATGCCGGGGCAAAAGAAGGATTGAAGGGCGAAGGGTCTGCGCGGGCAAAGTCTGAAGCTTTGAAAAAGGCCGGCGCGATTGTACCGGATACCTTCGGAGCTCTAGGGCCGGCTATCAAGGCCACCCACGAGGAGTTACTGAAAAGCGGACAGGTCAAGCCCATACCGGATTTGGCTCCAGCAGATGTGCCAAGGCTTCCCAAAACGGTTCAAGAGAGCATGAAGGAAGGGGAAGTGCTGGTGACGCCGCTGATTCGTTCCACAATCAGTGACGACCGTGGTGATGAACCGCTTTATCAAGGTTATCCGGCTTCTGAACTGATCAATAACGGATATGACATCCCCCATATTATCGGCTTGCTATGGGACAATCGTCTTGTCTCCAAACAGGAAGCAGAAATCATCAAACGAATTATCATGCTGTCGGCCGATCATGGTCCTTGCGTGAGTGGAGCCTTGACGACGATTATCGCCGCTTGTGCTGGAATCGGATTATCTCAAGCGGTCGCGGCCGGTATGATAATGATCGGTCCGCGCTTTGGTGGGGCGGTGACAGACGCGGGACGATGGTTCAAATACGCGATCGACAACAAACTTTCGGTCGATGATTTCCTCGTCTACATGAAGAAAAATGTGGGACCGGTTCCGGGAATCGGTCATCGAGTCAAAAGCTTGAAAAATCCCGATAAGCGGGTGAAGGAGTTGGTTGGGTACGTGAAAAGTTTGAACATGGCCACTCCGCACTTGGATTTTGCATTGGAAGTCGAAAAAATAACCGCTGTCAAAAAAGATAATCTGATTCTCAACGTTGATGGAACCATGGCGGCGGTGTTGGTTGATATCGGGTTTCCGGTAGATAGCCTCAATGGCTTCTTCATTTTGTCGCGAACCATCGGAATGATTGGACATTGGACCGATCAAAAGCGGCAAGGGAGTCGGCTCATACGATTATTTGACTATCTGGTAAATTATGCCTCCCCAAAGCGTCGCGAGGTGCCACCGTTAAAGTAA
- a CDS encoding class I SAM-dependent methyltransferase gives MSHVKVVTLPKIGNVPIVCKTKRDISSETPLDARDDESLGWGYWDRIWPSEVALSECLIHRFFPSKLQGVKVLEIGCGTGLAGVVAARLGAFTIFSDMVPITLEATKESCRLNHISKFDTCLLNWTEQIGPKKFFYDLVIGSEVFYDEGILAGISHILEQVLTQKGKAMFCDPNRLGLDTVEHGFKEKFIVAIEEVPLNWPPRKDAGVEKKGFLYQLSRRSQEAFCQNPFPGV, from the coding sequence GTGAGTCATGTGAAAGTTGTGACACTTCCCAAAATCGGGAATGTTCCCATTGTCTGTAAGACCAAGCGAGACATCTCTAGTGAAACCCCATTAGATGCACGGGATGACGAATCCCTCGGATGGGGGTACTGGGATCGAATTTGGCCTTCTGAGGTGGCCTTATCCGAATGTCTCATTCATCGGTTTTTCCCATCAAAACTACAAGGCGTCAAAGTTCTGGAAATTGGCTGCGGAACAGGGTTGGCCGGAGTGGTTGCTGCTCGGCTCGGGGCATTTACCATATTTTCAGATATGGTGCCTATTACCCTTGAAGCAACAAAGGAGTCCTGTCGTCTGAATCACATCAGCAAATTTGACACATGCCTGTTGAATTGGACGGAACAGATTGGACCAAAAAAGTTTTTTTATGATTTGGTAATAGGCAGTGAAGTTTTTTATGACGAAGGAATTTTAGCCGGTATTTCTCATATTCTTGAACAGGTGCTTACCCAGAAGGGGAAAGCCATGTTTTGTGATCCAAATAGACTGGGGCTCGATACCGTCGAACATGGATTTAAAGAGAAATTTATTGTGGCAATAGAAGAAGTCCCGCTCAACTGGCCTCCACGAAAAGATGCTGGAGTAGAAAAGAAGGGGTTTCTTTACCAATTAAGTCGCAGGAGTCAGGAGGCATTCTGCCAAAATCCTTTTCCAGGTGTTTGA
- a CDS encoding FAD-dependent oxidoreductase yields MELTDQRNLVHQTRDARRSKSFPKLSPAERDSLIKQYHPDHRAHAYRPIIFGPNAGQSTVTEVATLLEGESPVPADLNLTPDYTVDVLVVGGGGAGCASALHAHAQGANVLLATKLRLGDSNSVMAQGGMQIAVGSDDSPVQHFLDTLKGGHMKNDHQLLKVMVEEGPSIAKWLLELGVLFDRDADGNLHVKKGGGSSKARLLTCSDYTGLEIMRVLKDEVLNQKVPLLEFVAAVELLSDADGACTGAVLKDLDNNRFIVVSAKTVILATGGIGRLHIQGFPTSNHFGATGDALVLAYRLGVPLVQIDTFQYHPSGGVYPEQLVGALVTEGIRSEGGHLVNGKGERFVNELDTRDVVSSSIIRECEEGRGVRTPSGRVGVWLDTPLLDVEHGPGTLDKHFPAMVRQYERYQVDIRKDPVLIYPTLHYQNGGVKIDVNGETPVANLFVAGEASGGLHGRNRLMGNSLLDLMVFGKRTGILAAERSKSLPKSSLTLDHLKRFRAEAKRHHVSAGIISPMVLPSYTNK; encoded by the coding sequence ATGGAACTTACCGATCAGAGAAATTTAGTTCATCAAACCAGGGACGCCCGTCGGTCTAAAAGTTTTCCCAAGCTTTCTCCAGCCGAACGGGATAGCCTTATCAAGCAATACCATCCTGATCATCGGGCTCATGCCTACCGGCCGATTATCTTTGGGCCGAATGCCGGTCAATCAACCGTGACCGAAGTGGCGACCCTATTAGAAGGGGAGAGCCCGGTTCCGGCCGATCTTAATCTCACTCCCGATTACACCGTGGATGTCCTGGTCGTTGGTGGAGGAGGGGCAGGGTGCGCATCGGCGCTCCATGCCCATGCCCAGGGAGCCAATGTGTTACTGGCCACCAAGTTGCGCCTGGGGGATTCCAACTCGGTCATGGCCCAAGGCGGGATGCAAATTGCCGTCGGCTCGGACGATTCGCCTGTCCAGCATTTCTTAGACACCTTAAAGGGCGGGCACATGAAAAATGACCACCAGTTGTTGAAGGTCATGGTGGAAGAGGGACCGTCTATTGCGAAATGGCTGTTGGAATTGGGTGTCTTATTCGATCGGGATGCCGATGGAAATCTGCATGTGAAAAAAGGGGGAGGAAGCTCAAAGGCCAGGCTGTTAACCTGCTCCGATTACACCGGTTTGGAAATCATGCGAGTGTTGAAGGACGAAGTACTGAACCAGAAGGTTCCGTTGCTGGAATTTGTCGCTGCGGTGGAATTGTTAAGCGATGCCGATGGGGCCTGCACGGGAGCGGTGCTGAAAGATTTAGACAACAATCGGTTCATCGTCGTTTCCGCTAAAACGGTGATCCTGGCAACAGGCGGAATTGGCCGGTTGCACATTCAGGGATTTCCAACCAGCAATCATTTCGGGGCGACAGGGGATGCCCTGGTCCTGGCCTATCGTCTCGGCGTGCCTCTCGTTCAAATCGATACCTTTCAATACCATCCTTCAGGTGGGGTGTATCCTGAGCAATTAGTCGGTGCGCTGGTGACAGAAGGCATTCGCTCTGAAGGCGGCCATTTGGTGAATGGGAAGGGCGAGCGCTTTGTGAATGAATTGGATACCCGTGATGTTGTGTCCTCGTCGATCATTCGGGAATGTGAAGAGGGGCGGGGCGTTCGAACACCATCAGGAAGGGTGGGCGTCTGGCTGGATACGCCGTTGTTAGATGTGGAACATGGACCGGGAACATTGGACAAACATTTTCCCGCGATGGTTCGGCAGTATGAGCGCTACCAGGTCGATATTCGGAAAGACCCGGTGCTGATCTATCCCACGCTGCATTATCAAAACGGGGGCGTCAAAATTGATGTGAATGGAGAAACGCCTGTGGCCAATTTGTTCGTGGCGGGAGAGGCTTCCGGCGGATTACATGGGCGAAACCGGCTCATGGGGAATTCCTTGTTGGACTTAATGGTGTTTGGCAAGCGAACAGGTATTCTTGCTGCAGAGCGGTCAAAATCTCTGCCGAAAAGCTCGTTGACCTTAGACCATCTGAAGAGATTTCGAGCCGAAGCCAAACGGCATCATGTGTCTGCTGGTATCATTTCACCTATGGTCTTGCCGTCTTACACCAACAAGTAA
- the sucC gene encoding ADP-forming succinate--CoA ligase subunit beta: MNIHEFQAKQLFAQFGIPVPKGKEIKNVKAAEKWASVLDTPVFVVKAQIHAGGRGKAGGVKLTKNKTEVPELAKEILGKTLVTHQTGPKGRKVRRLLIEEGAGIAKELYLSLLVDRESGFPTFIASTEGGMDIEEVAEHTPDKLLKESIDPAVGFQGYNGRNLAFGLGLPELEPAVVKPFFQMLENLYRLFMEKNASLVEINPLVITTDKRLVALDGKVSIDDSALFKHPDIQKFRDLHEEEPLEIEAGSNNLNYVKLDGDIGCMVNGAGLAMATMDVIKLAGSEPANFLDVGGGATKETVAAGFRILLKDKKVKGIFINIFGGIVRCERIAHGVIDAAKEVGIKLPVVVRLQGTNAEEGRKLLAESGLKVEGVADLWEAAQRIVALRKKK; encoded by the coding sequence ATGAATATTCACGAGTTTCAAGCCAAACAGCTCTTTGCACAGTTTGGGATTCCTGTACCCAAAGGCAAGGAAATCAAAAACGTCAAAGCGGCTGAAAAGTGGGCCTCAGTTCTTGATACCCCCGTATTTGTGGTGAAAGCGCAGATTCATGCGGGTGGACGTGGCAAAGCCGGTGGGGTCAAATTAACCAAAAATAAAACTGAAGTACCGGAACTGGCTAAGGAAATTCTCGGGAAAACTCTGGTGACCCATCAGACAGGTCCCAAGGGCCGAAAAGTTCGGCGCCTACTGATTGAAGAAGGTGCAGGGATTGCGAAGGAATTGTATTTGAGTTTACTGGTAGACCGTGAGTCAGGCTTTCCGACATTTATTGCCAGTACAGAAGGTGGCATGGACATTGAGGAAGTGGCCGAACATACGCCGGACAAATTGCTGAAAGAGTCCATTGATCCGGCAGTGGGATTCCAAGGGTACAATGGAAGAAATTTGGCCTTCGGCTTGGGACTTCCAGAGCTTGAGCCGGCGGTGGTGAAGCCGTTTTTTCAAATGTTGGAAAACCTGTACCGCCTGTTCATGGAAAAAAACGCATCGCTCGTGGAAATTAATCCATTGGTCATCACCACGGATAAGCGTCTGGTCGCGTTGGATGGAAAAGTCTCAATTGATGACAGTGCACTATTTAAACATCCTGATATTCAAAAGTTTAGAGATTTGCACGAAGAGGAACCGTTGGAGATTGAAGCGGGTAGCAATAATCTGAACTATGTCAAACTTGATGGAGACATCGGTTGCATGGTTAACGGAGCGGGTTTGGCGATGGCAACCATGGACGTCATTAAATTGGCGGGATCCGAACCGGCGAATTTTTTAGATGTGGGCGGTGGGGCGACAAAAGAGACGGTCGCAGCCGGATTTCGCATTCTGTTGAAAGATAAAAAGGTCAAGGGCATATTCATTAATATTTTCGGCGGGATTGTGCGTTGCGAGCGTATTGCTCATGGAGTGATTGATGCAGCGAAGGAAGTCGGCATCAAGCTACCTGTTGTTGTGCGACTTCAAGGAACCAATGCGGAAGAAGGCCGAAAGCTTCTGGCTGAATCAGGCTTGAAAGTGGAAGGGGTCGCTGACCTCTGGGAAGCCGCTCAACGGATTGTCGCTCTCAGAAAAAAGAAATAG
- a CDS encoding 2Fe-2S iron-sulfur cluster-binding protein: protein MPDTLDKKNTLDQEERLQPKMVTVEIEGKPFQVPAGITLIKALWYAGQDVIRGVGCLGGFCGACATYYRTKDDPKVKTCLACSMAVEDGMSFSFMPAFPARKATYNLLELKDPKQDLFTLYPEAPLCRNCNACTEACPQTIDVREGVWKAVFGDFKAVSEMFMDCVMCGMCAPVCIADIAPNLVALYASRAQGVHFTEKPEGLSKRIQEITDGRFQQEWDRVLKLSDEELQNTSAATT from the coding sequence ATGCCTGACACATTGGATAAAAAAAATACTCTGGACCAAGAAGAGCGTCTCCAACCCAAGATGGTTACCGTGGAGATTGAAGGGAAACCGTTCCAGGTTCCCGCAGGTATCACCCTGATCAAGGCCTTGTGGTATGCAGGGCAGGATGTGATTCGTGGAGTTGGATGCTTAGGCGGCTTCTGTGGAGCCTGTGCGACCTATTACCGTACGAAAGACGATCCCAAGGTCAAAACCTGTTTGGCCTGTTCGATGGCAGTCGAGGATGGCATGTCCTTTTCGTTTATGCCGGCTTTTCCGGCGAGAAAAGCGACCTACAACCTTCTGGAGCTCAAAGATCCTAAGCAGGACTTGTTTACACTCTATCCTGAAGCTCCCTTATGTCGGAACTGTAATGCCTGCACGGAAGCCTGCCCGCAAACTATTGATGTGCGGGAAGGGGTGTGGAAAGCGGTGTTTGGGGATTTTAAAGCGGTCTCTGAAATGTTTATGGATTGTGTCATGTGTGGAATGTGTGCGCCCGTCTGTATCGCTGATATTGCTCCCAATCTTGTCGCGCTCTATGCCAGCCGGGCTCAAGGCGTGCATTTCACCGAAAAACCTGAAGGCCTCTCGAAACGTATTCAAGAGATTACCGATGGACGTTTTCAGCAGGAATGGGATCGGGTCCTCAAGTTGTCCGATGAGGAATTACAAAATACCTCCGCCGCCACAACCTAA
- a CDS encoding ATP citrate lyase citrate-binding domain-containing protein, translating to MAKVLEGPGMGLLRKWGISTPNYAVVTSSEEFDQLSQVNDWLQKNKLVVKAHEALGSRFKLGLVKVGLDLAAAKAAVREMLGKELETLTIRQVIVSEAVDHKEEYYAAAKSTRDGVDLLVATCGGIEVESNWDKVKHVSIETGETLSDSALSSLVKDAGFSGDTAAKMAEFLKKLYACFDNEDAQYVEVNPVVLSGQGELVALDAVTLLDGDAKFRHKDWTFPFAAEFGRAYTKNEEEVMAVDAKVKGSVKLIEIPGGNIAMLPAGGGASVYYSDAVVARGGKLANYAEYSGDPPDWAVEVLTEKVCSLPGIKHIIVGGAIANFTDVKKTFGGIINAFRKAKAEGKLEGVKIWVRRGGPNELQGLAAMRALQDEGFDIQVFDRKTPLTDIVDMAMAAK from the coding sequence ATGGCAAAAGTTCTTGAAGGCCCGGGTATGGGCTTATTGCGAAAATGGGGGATTTCAACTCCCAACTATGCTGTCGTGACCTCGAGTGAGGAATTTGACCAATTGTCTCAGGTCAATGATTGGCTCCAAAAAAATAAACTGGTAGTCAAAGCGCATGAAGCACTTGGCTCTCGTTTTAAATTGGGGTTGGTCAAGGTGGGATTGGATTTAGCCGCGGCAAAAGCGGCTGTGCGGGAGATGCTTGGTAAAGAATTGGAAACCCTCACGATTAGGCAGGTGATTGTTTCCGAAGCGGTTGATCACAAAGAAGAATATTATGCCGCGGCCAAATCGACGCGCGATGGAGTGGACCTCTTAGTGGCGACCTGTGGTGGCATCGAAGTGGAATCTAATTGGGATAAGGTCAAGCATGTATCCATTGAGACCGGTGAGACCCTCTCGGATTCAGCGCTTTCCTCCCTGGTGAAGGATGCGGGGTTTTCCGGCGATACGGCCGCTAAAATGGCGGAATTTTTGAAGAAATTATATGCCTGTTTTGATAATGAAGATGCTCAATATGTAGAAGTAAATCCGGTTGTGCTCAGTGGCCAGGGAGAACTTGTGGCTCTGGATGCGGTGACCCTTCTGGACGGTGATGCCAAGTTCCGGCATAAGGACTGGACTTTTCCGTTTGCGGCTGAGTTTGGGCGTGCCTATACCAAAAATGAAGAGGAAGTCATGGCGGTTGATGCCAAGGTAAAAGGCTCCGTCAAGCTCATTGAGATTCCCGGTGGCAATATTGCGATGTTACCTGCCGGTGGAGGAGCCAGCGTTTATTATTCAGATGCGGTGGTGGCCCGTGGTGGCAAACTTGCGAATTATGCAGAATATTCAGGTGATCCACCGGACTGGGCAGTGGAAGTTCTGACGGAAAAAGTCTGCTCGTTGCCTGGTATCAAGCATATTATTGTGGGCGGAGCGATTGCGAATTTTACCGATGTCAAAAAGACCTTTGGGGGCATTATCAACGCGTTTCGAAAGGCCAAAGCGGAAGGCAAGCTAGAGGGTGTCAAGATTTGGGTGCGCCGGGGTGGTCCAAACGAATTGCAGGGATTAGCGGCTATGCGTGCGCTTCAGGATGAGGGTTTTGATATTCAGGTATTTGACCGCAAAACGCCGTTAACGGACATTGTCGATATGGCCATGGCCGCAAAATAA